GTCAGTTCAACCTCATGTGCCGCGAACTGAAGCTCTTCGGAGCCGAGCTTGTGGCCATTGACGGCAGCATCTTCAAGGCAGTGAACTCCAAGGCCCGTAACTTCACCCGCACCAAGCTCGAAAGCCTGCTGAGGGGAGTTAACACCGGCATTGAGCGCTACCTCAAGGAACTGGAGCTCAACGACGCCGCCCAGCAGGCCGACGCCGCAGCGGTGGGGGCGGCCAAAGCCGCGCGGATCAAAGACCTGCCCGGGCGGGTGGAAAAGCTCAAGGAAACGCGCGAGCGTTACACAGAGATGATGAAGACCCTGGAGGAGACTCCAGGTGTCCAGATCTCCCTGACTGATCCGGAAGCGCGGCTCATGAAGAAGAGCACCAGCAAAGACAGCCAGGTGGGCTACAACATCCAGAGCGCGGTGGACGCCGCGCACCATCTTATCGTGGAGGTTGAGGCGACTGCGCAGGCCAATGACGCCGGGCAGTTCAACACCATGGCACAGCGTGCCAAAGAGCAGCTCGGCGTGGAGCGCCTCACCGTCGTTGCCGATGGCGGCTACTATGTGTTGAAGGACATCAAAGCGGCAGGGGAGCAAGGCATCGAAGCCCACGTGCCTGCCCAGCGCGACACGATGGAGAAAGCGGGGCTGCATGCCCGCCGCCAGTTCCGCTACGACGAAGCGCACGACGAATATGAATGCCCTGGCAAAGCGCGCCTGACGCGCCATGCCGACAGCCATCAGCGTGGCCAGGTGCAGCAGGCCTATTACAACACAGCGGCCTGTGCGGCCTGCACACTGCGCAGCCAGTGCACCACAGGGAAGTATCGCAAAATCAACCATGGAGAAGGCTACCCGCAGGTGCAGGAGAGCATCCGCGAGCGCATGGAGCGGCAGCCGGAAATCTATGCGCAGCGCAAAAAGCTGGTGGAACACCCGTTTGGGACGATCAAGTTCTGGTGGGGCCAAGCAGCGTTTTTGACGCGAGGGCTGGAAGCCGTCAATGCAGAGGTATCGCTCAGCGCCCTGGGCTACAA
This genomic window from Prosthecobacter fusiformis contains:
- a CDS encoding IS1182 family transposase; this encodes MSYLQGDDRSQAWMLPQSLEDYLSEDNPVRFIDAFVDELDFRQAKLPVEAAATGRPGYAPGDLLKLYLYGYLNRVRSSRELERLTHRNLEVIWLLKRLQPDHKTISEFRKAHSEAFKSVLRQFNLMCRELKLFGAELVAIDGSIFKAVNSKARNFTRTKLESLLRGVNTGIERYLKELELNDAAQQADAAAVGAAKAARIKDLPGRVEKLKETRERYTEMMKTLEETPGVQISLTDPEARLMKKSTSKDSQVGYNIQSAVDAAHHLIVEVEATAQANDAGQFNTMAQRAKEQLGVERLTVVADGGYYVLKDIKAAGEQGIEAHVPAQRDTMEKAGLHARRQFRYDEAHDEYECPGKARLTRHADSHQRGQVQQAYYNTAACAACTLRSQCTTGKYRKINHGEGYPQVQESIRERMERQPEIYAQRKKLVEHPFGTIKFWWGQAAFLTRGLEAVNAEVSLSALGYNMRRVLNIVGTGELIKHLGKRAATAA